The following are from one region of the Vicugna pacos chromosome 9, VicPac4, whole genome shotgun sequence genome:
- the LOC102525791 gene encoding chymotrypsinogen B translates to MVFLWFLSCFTLVGASFSCGVPTIQPVLSGLSRIVNGEDAVPGSWPWQVSLQDSTGFHFCGGSLISEDWVVTAAHCGVTTSDVVVAGEFDQGSDAEDIQVLTIAKVFKNPNFSLLTVLNDITLLKLTTPARFSQTVSAVCLPSADDDFPAGMLCATTGWGKTRYNGRLWWSPGLPGGWRLDPGGHCVLGQQRLLHVHACCVCSCHRAHPLGSGDPSQQLSLWLWPSQPQGSPIKPTVQKHCVHISLCGLDYVGLQSSLSPTKGSVLLLPFQAAGTPATPAFSGSCIFVYHPPCSGLLPGVELRSYLLEPAWHMELSGRLESLARLFSP, encoded by the exons ATGGTGTTTCTCTGGTTCCTCTCCTGCTTCACCCTCGTGGGGGCCTCCTTCA GCTGTGGGGTCCCCACCATCCAACCCGTGCTGAGTGGCCTGTCCAGGATTGTCAATGGGGAGGACGCTGTCCCTGGCTCCTGGCCCTGGCAGGTGTCCCTACAG GACAGCACCGGCTTCCACTTCTGCGGGGGCTCCCTCATCAGTGAGGACTGGGTGGTCACCGCTGCCCACTGTGGGGTCAC AACCTCTGATGTGGTTGTGGCCGGAGAGTTTGACCAGGGCTCAGACGCTGAGGACATCCAGGTCCTGACGATTGCCAAG GTTTTCAAGAACCCCAATTTCAGCTTGCTCACTGTCCTCAACGACATCACCCTGCTGAAGCTGACCACGCCCGCCCGCTTCTCCCAGACCGTGTCGGCCGTGTGCCTGCCCAGCGCCGACGACGACTTCCCCGCCGGGATGCTGTGCGCCACCACCGGCTGGGGCAAGACCAGGTACAACG GGCGACTCTGGTGGTCCCCTGGTCTGCCAGGAGGATGGAGGCTGGACCCTGGTGGGCATTGTGTCCTGGGGCAGCAGCGTCTGCTCCACGTCCACGCCTGCTGTGTATGCTCGTGTCACCGTGCTCATCCCCTGGGTTCAGGAGATCCTAGCCAACAACTGAGTCTGTGGCTCTGGCCATCCCAACCCCAAGGGTCCCCAATAAAACCAACTGTACAGAAACACTGTGTACACATCTCCCTGTGTGGCCTGGACTATGTGGGACTGCAGTCCTCCCTGTCACCCACCAAGGGGTCAGTGTTACTGCTCCCTTTCCAGGCTGCAGGTACCCCAGCAACCCCTGCCTTCTCAGGAAGCTGCATCTTTGTATATCATCCTCCCTGCTCAGGACTTCTCCCGGGGGTGGAACTCAGGTCCTACCTGCTGGAGCCAGCATGGCACATGGAGCTTTCTGGAAGGCTGGAGTCCTTGGCCAGGCTGTTCAGTCCATAG